From Anastrepha obliqua isolate idAnaObli1 chromosome 3, idAnaObli1_1.0, whole genome shotgun sequence:
tctaaTTTCCTaagttttaacttaaaattatcacagtccattttttgactatggACGAACTGCTCTTTTGCTAAATTtagcttttgtttttctattttatatacCATTTTATATGTCCTTTCCAtggttttggaaatattttttaaggaatCATTAATCTCAGTCAGTAtttctgttgaatttttttggtacaTAATTTGATTATCCACCTGCTTTTCTAGTAAGCTTTGCTTATTGCGTGGAGTGAGTACCGAACGGCTGCAGGAAGGTTTCTCAGTCACCTGTTCGGGCACATCGACTGAATCGCTATCATTCTCCTCTTCGGGCATATCGACTAAATTGCTATCATTAAAAGCTGCTCCTAAACTTTTAGTTGGTACATCCGTCTGACGCGCACCAAACTCCCGCGTGCTACCTATCCCGCCCACAGCTTTATTTATGGAAAGCAACTCGCTTACTCGCTGCTCTAATTCGTTCAGTGAGGAATAAACGGACGGACCGCCCCCTGTACCGGCAATGTTGGTTCTGTTCCGACGCATTTTGGCCTTCAAATGAAGTTTGTAGTCAGCCCAAAcctgaaaattataataaattatagaaataaaaagtacacATGTCACTAAAGTTACTTTTCTCCAGCCGGCCATATCACGCATCGGTGGTCCAGCAGCATTTAGTTCGGAAGTTACTCTCTTCCATAAATGGTCGACTCTTATTT
This genomic window contains:
- the LOC129242131 gene encoding uncharacterized protein LOC129242131; the protein is MLNSCHYRIFPATSNSHTQFPNMTTPKTNKQTQKKQFQILVDFMTTHPDLAKGLMKTPNAKIRVDHLWKRVTSELNAAGPPMRDMAGWRKVWADYKLHLKAKMRRNRTNIAGTGGGPSVYSSLNELEQRVSELLSINKAVGGIGSTREFGARQTDVPTKSLGAAFNDSNLVDMPEEENDSDSVDVPEQVTEKPSCSRSVLTPRNKQSLLEKQT